One region of Glutamicibacter sp. B1 genomic DNA includes:
- a CDS encoding phosphoadenylyl-sulfate reductase, protein MSQQTPNRTRSEAELREIARLGAEELAWDASAAEVVAFAAKHLDPTEVAVACSMADAVLPHVVSEQLPKVDVLFLDTGYHFVETHGTRDEVARVLDVNVVDVLPELTVAEQDAKYGKDLFASNPTQCCQMRKVDPLAKSLKGYSAWFTGVRRDEAPTRTNTPLVTFDEKNGLIKFNPLAPWSFDELIDYATDKQVPVNLLLSNGYPSIGCEPCTRPVAEGEDPRAGRWAGLNKTECGLHI, encoded by the coding sequence ATGAGCCAACAGACCCCAAACCGCACCCGGAGCGAAGCTGAACTGCGTGAAATCGCGCGGCTAGGCGCCGAAGAACTTGCCTGGGACGCCTCTGCTGCCGAGGTCGTCGCCTTCGCCGCCAAGCATTTGGACCCCACTGAAGTCGCCGTGGCCTGCTCCATGGCTGACGCGGTATTGCCACACGTAGTTTCCGAACAGCTACCCAAGGTCGATGTACTCTTCCTCGACACTGGCTACCACTTTGTGGAAACACATGGCACCCGTGATGAAGTCGCCCGCGTCTTGGACGTCAATGTCGTTGACGTGCTGCCAGAACTGACCGTGGCTGAACAAGACGCTAAGTACGGCAAAGACCTCTTCGCGAGTAACCCGACCCAGTGCTGCCAGATGCGCAAGGTCGATCCGCTAGCTAAGTCCCTGAAAGGATACAGCGCCTGGTTCACCGGGGTTCGCCGGGATGAAGCACCGACACGCACCAATACTCCACTAGTGACCTTCGACGAGAAGAACGGGCTGATCAAGTTCAACCCCTTGGCACCGTGGAGCTTTGATGAGCTGATCGACTATGCCACTGACAAACAGGTCCCAGTAAACCTACTGCTCTCCAACGGTTACCCATCCATTGGTTGCGAACCATGCACCCGCCCGGTGGCCGAGGGTGAGGACCCTCGTGCTGGCCGTTGGGCTGGACTGAACAAGACCGAATGCGGCCTTCACATCTAA
- the cysD gene encoding sulfate adenylyltransferase subunit CysD gives MTITANAPTGTQRSVLDALEAESIHIIREVLAEFEKPGLLFSGGKDSVVVLHLLAKAVAPLRVPIPVVHIDTGHNFAEVLNFRDSVVQKYGLNLVVGSVQEYIDRGELTELPDGTRNRLQTRVLLDTIENNGFDVVFGGARRDEDKARAKERILSLRDEFGVWDPRNQRPEIWSLYNGRHEPDWHVRAFPISNWTERDIWAYIQRENIELPSIYFAHCRQVFERDGMWRALTPVSQPNEDEPVVIKQVRYRTVGDASCTGAVLSEADTVAKVLDELAIATVTERGATRADDRISAAGMEDRKTEGYF, from the coding sequence ATGACTATTACCGCTAACGCCCCCACCGGCACCCAGCGCAGCGTCTTGGACGCTCTGGAAGCCGAATCCATTCACATCATCCGCGAAGTACTCGCCGAATTTGAGAAGCCAGGTCTGCTCTTCTCCGGCGGTAAAGACTCCGTTGTGGTTCTGCACTTACTGGCCAAGGCCGTGGCACCCCTGCGCGTTCCCATCCCTGTGGTGCACATCGACACCGGCCACAACTTCGCGGAAGTACTCAATTTCCGTGATTCGGTCGTACAGAAGTACGGTCTGAACCTCGTGGTCGGTTCGGTACAGGAATACATCGACCGCGGTGAATTGACCGAATTGCCCGATGGAACCCGTAACCGACTGCAGACCCGCGTCCTGTTGGACACCATTGAAAACAACGGATTTGATGTTGTCTTTGGTGGGGCTCGCCGTGACGAGGACAAGGCCCGCGCCAAGGAGCGCATCCTATCTTTGCGTGACGAGTTCGGTGTTTGGGATCCACGCAATCAGCGCCCTGAAATTTGGAGCCTGTACAACGGCCGTCATGAGCCGGACTGGCACGTACGCGCTTTCCCCATTTCCAACTGGACCGAACGCGATATCTGGGCATATATCCAACGCGAAAACATTGAGCTTCCTTCGATCTACTTTGCGCATTGTCGCCAGGTCTTCGAACGCGATGGCATGTGGCGGGCTCTCACCCCGGTCAGCCAGCCCAATGAAGACGAGCCAGTAGTCATCAAGCAGGTTCGTTACCGCACCGTGGGCGATGCCAGCTGCACCGGCGCAGTGCTCTCAGAAGCCGACACCGTCGCCAAGGTGCTCGACGAATTAGCTATCGCCACCGTCACCGAACGTGGAGCCACCCGCGCCGATGACCGCATTTCCGCCGCGGGAATGGAAGACCGCAAGACCGAAGGATACTTCTAG